The Candidatus Endomicrobium procryptotermitis genomic sequence TCGTCCTTAACTGTGAAAGTTACGGTCCGCGTATCGTAGGACTGACCAGATTTCGCTTCCAAATATGCAAAAGGGAAGTTCGTTCTGTCCGGATCTAACGCAGTCGCTGGGTTCGGCAAAGCCCAACCCATCCTCAAGACGACACGCAGTGCAACCATATCCTGCTGTGCGAGATTGTAGAGAATTTTATTCGAATCGTTCGGATCTGTAATTACACCTTCAGTCAGAAGTTTTATCGTGATATCCTGACGAATAGAATAAACCGCCTGTTTCCAGTCACCCACGATGAGCGGAGTTATTGAAGAATCAAATCCACCGTTTTCAGGGAAGAACATCGGTAAACCATCCAGTGCATACTGAGTCCTTTCCTGCATTCCGTTTTTATTGAAAATAGGCTGACCGTTGGAGTCCTTAATTCCGCGCAAGTTGGCTCTCATAGTCAATCCTGCTACCACACCGTTAGGCATATAACCGGCTTCTTCAACTTTGGAAATCACACCACCTTTTTCAAGTAAGAGATCATACATATTCGGATTGCTTGCCGGTATTTGAACATTATTGCCAGCATTGCGCGCTGATGTTATGATATCGTTGCGGAATCCTGCAGGTTTGTTTTTGCCGAAGATAATAGCTTCGTCAATTACTCTGCCGAATGCTTCCTCAATTTTGGGCTGTATTGCGCCAAGAATGTCATAATCGGCATCAGCAAGTACGGCTTCGGAAATAGGCACGATTACCGCGACTTCTTCAGCCTTAATCAAAACCTTATCCCATGCCGCCATTGTCGTCTGTTTCGTGCCGGTGTCGCCGTTTACCCAGTAAGCCTGCGGCAGCACATCGTCAACTCTCATCACTTCCTGCCCAGTCGTCATGTTCGGAAGTCTCGTCATCATTGAAAGAACAACTGATGCTTTGGGAACTCCGGACAAGATTCCGGGCAAAATTACTTTTTCTAAAAGCGCTATATCTTCTCTTGTTATAAGCATTTCTGTCTCCTTTTAATTCGCGGAACTCTTTACCGCTTTTCTAAATACTTTATTTTCCTGCTTTCCTAAATACATCATTCGCTTTTGCTCTAGCCTCTGCCACTTCGCTTTCGGCTGTTGATGCATTATTGTTATTCAGAGGAAAAGTACTCTTTTTTTCTGGCGTGACTTTGGTTTCTGTCTTCCACTCGGGATACGTTTCCAGAACACTGTCAACCGCTTTATCGAACGGCGTATCTTTTGATACGAGCTTTTCAGCCTGTGAAATTGCG encodes the following:
- a CDS encoding phage major capsid protein encodes the protein MLITREDIALLEKVILPGILSGVPKASVVLSMMTRLPNMTTGQEVMRVDDVLPQAYWVNGDTGTKQTTMAAWDKVLIKAEEVAVIVPISEAVLADADYDILGAIQPKIEEAFGRVIDEAIIFGKNKPAGFRNDIITSARNAGNNVQIPASNPNMYDLLLEKGGVISKVEEAGYMPNGVVAGLTMRANLRGIKDSNGQPIFNKNGMQERTQYALDGLPMFFPENGGFDSSITPLIVGDWKQAVYSIRQDITIKLLTEGVITDPNDSNKILYNLAQQDMVALRVVLRMGWALPNPATALDPDRTNFPFAYLEAKSGQSYDTRTVTFTVKDDASTPAAIKGARVTLNGTALLTDEDGKVVFNMPAGTYPYRVTKQGKVTQTADITVGSSAVTKTITLAKRA